One Dunckerocampus dactyliophorus isolate RoL2022-P2 chromosome 6, RoL_Ddac_1.1, whole genome shotgun sequence genomic window, TTGGCGTATTGGAAGATCACGCTTCATTGCTTCTTCGCTCCCAAAGATTGTTTACGCACCGTACGTACACTACGTACCTTCTTGCCTGGAATTTCCCAACATCTCTTTTGACATGAATTTATGCTGAAAATTTCATTGAGAAAATGTTTGATGATAATAATTAGTaagcaaaatgtgtgtgttttgaaattcagTTCATTAAAATATGTTGTTGTAAAATTCAGTGCAAACaaatgtgatgttttatttGCACTGAAGTTTGTTACGAATTTGTTACGCTGAACTTTTGTACGCTGAATCTTACAACGCTGAATTTTAACAGAGTTGTTTTAAACgtaaaagttggaaaaaaacagaaatgggaaaaacggCTTTAATTTGACaagataaagtccaaatattaagagaaaaacgcgTATTATGACAGcaaaaaagagacatttttcaAGACTTTATTCAgaaaaatttgagaaaaaagttgtacatttatgacttgattctcataatattatgacttttttctcataaatttatggcGTCTCATaaatttgaatttattctcataaatttacgattttattcttataaatctagaagtttattttcataaatgtaccacttttttctcatcattttacgactttattttcataaatttccaattttatcctcagaatattacaactttatcctctgaaaattacaaaaaaaaaattctcataaATTTTTGACTTACttctctcgtaaatttacgactgtaTTTTCTGAATATcactacatttttttctctaatttaagagtttattgtcatacatttacaactttattctcataaatataGGACATTATTTTCATGAATTGACGATTTcattctcagaatattacaactttttttctcatacattcacaattttattctcataaatttaggacTGTAATTCTCATcattttaccactttattctcagaatacaaaaacaaaattctcataaatgtaggactttattctcataactttagGACTTTACTCATAAATCtaggactttattttcataaatttaggactttattctctgaatattacatcttttttctcataactttgcaactttattctcataaatctaggactttatttcaataaattttgttctcagaatattacaactttttttcttgtacatttgcaactttattcttgtaaatttgcaacttctGAAAAGAAATAAGTTGCAAATGCACACGAATAAGATCGTAAATAAcgttgcaaatttacaagaataaagttgaattaattttgttatgaatttattctcataatattacaacttttttctcgtaaattaatgacgttattctcattttattctcataaatttattctcataaatttactatttattctcctaaatttatggcttcattcttgtcaaagtacaacttttttttctctgcaatttataactttattctcatacattttttactattcatgtacatttacgactttattctcataaatttgcaactttgttgttgttgtaaatttggaaaaaaatgttttaaaaaatgtttaaaaaaatgtttttaaaaatgtagtaaatttaaaagaataaaattgtaagcGACTTTCTTCCCGTAAATGTGTGACCTTATTCTCTTAAGTTCATgaatttattgtcataaatgtttgacttttttctcatacatttatgactttattttcatcaagttataactttattctcataaatgaatgactttattctcatattattacaacttggtttctttttctttcattcttgtcatttttggagtcTTCATGTACATTtgcaacttcattctcgtaaatttgtgaGTTTTTTCTTTTAGGAAGTCGTACATTTTctggaataaagtcgtaaataatagttgtaaatttacgagaataaagttaacaCCTTTTTTCCGTAaatttatcactttattctcataatatcatgactttttttcttgtaaatttacgaccttattctcctaaatttatgaatttattctgataaagttacaccttttttctcataagtttacgatttattcacataaatttaggacttgattctcgtaaatttctgacTATTCACgttcatttacaactttatttcccTTAATTTTATAactgttttttctcgtaaatgacttaaaaaaatgactttaaaagaaaaaaaattctcaaattcaagagaataaagtcgtaaataaagttgtacatttacaagaataaagttgtaaaggacttttttctcgtaagtttttgtctttattctcataaatttacaacttttttctcatgaatttacgaTTTATTCtcgtatatttacgactttaatcttgtaaaattacaactttttttcttgtcaattacgacttcattctggAAATCTCAGATGATCTGTTTTTTCAATGAGGCCCTaaagcctgttttatgctttccGCATCCGCAAGGTGCGTGCGGCTCCGTGCGGAcgaatgacatcatttttgcaCACACGCCCCCTCGAGCGGAACCTTTTCATGTGGAAAATTCCAGCTCCACGCACCTCCCAATTTTTTGATGGAGACGCAAGGAAAAAACTGGCAGACGATCGGGAGATCCTGGCAGCGGAAGTACAGAAATACCAGCAGTTGTACGAGGCGGCCCTTTAAGCATCAAGAAAGCCTGAAACCGTGCATTACATACGTTTATTATAATGTGAGCAGGCACTTACTGAGGAGGTCTTTAACTGCATCAATTCATTTTACTGGTCAATCAGTTTTAGCGTCaagaaactaacaaaaaaaagtcagaagatCCATTTGGGAGGCAGGCCGAAAGAACCGCCTTCCTAAAAAGAGCCAAACATTTGATGGgtggttgtttgttgttgtggtatgtttgtttatgtgttcTCTGTCACGTCATGAACACACTGGTTGTGTCaattgtgtgcttgtgtgttattGAGCGTTCTCACAAGTCCACGCTATTTTCAGTCCAAACagttttcaaaataagagcaatttttttttttcatgaaattgtCGTCTCGCAGGTGCGGACTGCGACGTGGATTCGGCCGCACGCTTTGTCGCCGCCGTCTTCGTGTCGCTCAACACGACTCCCAGCAGGCTCATCTACCACCACTTCACCACGGCCACCGACACCTCCAACATCCAGGTGGTCTTCCAGGTGGTCATGGACACCATCATCAAGGAGAACCTGGAGGCCGTGTCTCTGCTGTAGGAGGACAAAGCGACTCGGAGATGTCCACCTTTTGTCCAGAGTACGTTGGGAAACCTCCCCTGGAGTTCTGACAAAAACTTGGGCACACATGCGGGTGAATGGAGTACTGATGCTGCCCTGCGTGTTGTGCGTCTctattgtgtgttgtgtgtctgtgtgcaagCTGCAAGATGTTCCGTTTGTCCGTTTGGCCTTCTGCGTTTGCTCACCATCAGCCGTTTTCCACTCATCCGTTGTGGTGTTTCCACTCAGCACATTCTGTGCGTCACACActcatgatatatatatatatatatatatatatatatatatatatatatatatacatatacatacatacatgctgCGTATGTGTGCGTACTTGTCGGTCCCCAAACACATCATCATGTCGTTTCTTCACAATTAGTCATAAAAGAATGTTTCGTGAAGTTGAATATGAGAGATTATGTCATCAATAAAGCTTTCAACTGTGCTTAGTGAGTCGTCTCTTAGTTGCAATACTGATACCAATAATACTGATCATGAGTAACGTCACGGAAGACATGATTACGTTATACCTTCCACGTAGGAAGAAGGGGGAGGccggtaaaacacacacacgactggacttattaacttattattTATGACGTATTACTGAAATTGAAGTCATCTGTATTATTTATTCGTactctattttattatttttcttaactcATTTTGCTATTGTTTGATTTGTAAGTGATTACATTTAGATTCTTTACTACTAATATTTTCTAATTTGAGAATCACACATCATTTTTACTCATCAAATTATCATGTAATGTATCCAGACGTGAATTTTAAACTCATGCACATTTCCTTGATATGAGGTTGAATATTTCCGAGGCTTCCTTTTTAAGAGTAACACTCTTTTCTGATTTATTGAGATGTAAAGAAAAGGCTGACATAGGACATCATTTTtagtaataaaaatgatttattttgctGTAAAGCAAAGGCTGAACTCAGCCGtcgttttttttatatgaatcAGGCTAAAATGACGAATGAGACGTAAATTAGAGGTTCCGTCATGTCACGTGCACGTTTCCTTGCTACTAAGTTGACATATTTTAGTCCACGCATCAAGTGTTTGTTGATTTTAAtagataaaaataatatttacagGAAAGTCAACCTTCTGAATGTTTGAatgcatttcaagaaaaaataacaactcAAGCAAAAAGGTGACAtagcactactactactactactactactactactactaatatgcTAATGCTAAAACATCCAAGAGTCGACAGTGCGCTACAGTGAGCGTCCTCGGTCCCAGCAGCGGACTCATGCGGACAAGCAGTCGAGTGAGTCCAGGGTGAGAAAGACGTCCGCCTTGCACTGGAAGGTTCCGGTTCCGTCCTGCAGAAGCTCGCAGCTCTTTAGGTTTGGAGAGATGTCCTTCACGCAGATCGCCTTGAATCATTCAAACACATGAATTAAAAATACACTCATTTGAAGCGCAAAGCAGGAATGTGGAGCGAAGAAGAGCGCGCCGTGCGCTTTTACGCACGGAACGGATGCGTTAGATGAGACTCACCATCCGTTTGAGCAAGGAGATCTCGTGCCTGCTCGTCTCCGGAGACAAGCTGCTCGAGTCCTCGCTGTCCAGCAGCGTCTCTTGGGACTCGGACCTGCGCACGTAAGGAGACCTCCTGATGCCGGAGAGCAGACCGGAGGCGCGACCCACCGAGTAGTAGGTGGGTCCGGTGGACTGCTTGTACCAGGCTTGCACGGAGGGACAGGACAGGAGCAAAGACACTCCCACGCAGACCACAACGAAGCTCAAGAACCTCTCCATCATGTCTGGAACGTCTTCTTCTACTTTTTCTTACTTCTCCTCCTGCCCGGTTTGCGTGCCGGCAGAACCTTCCTGCTGCTTTTATTGGCGGGCTGAAGGACGCCATCGTCACCCAACACCTCCATCCAATCACGTGGAAGCTGAACacgtggggtggggtgggaatGCCGATTTCCTAGCGATCACTTTGAGATGGCTTGGGAGGTGTGCGCGTGCAGCAGTGCGTGGTGAGTGCTGGGTGGGCGGATAGATCCAAATATCGACAGTATCGATACCAAGGACGTGTCAGTATTGAATCTATATTTGTTTCagttctttttattttcaaaaatatctatCGAGCAATCTCAGTTTTTTCAGCATCGAGACCACATTAGACCAGGTCCAGTTCGAAAACCACTGTACCTAGACTGTCTTAGGACCAGTTCAGATTTGAGACTGACAAAAACAGACGTGTGTTTATTACGGTTTCATAATTAGAATAAAAGTTTCACAAATCAGGAACTGTGTTCAAATTCATCTTCAGGGTCTGTAGAGTTGAGAAGTCTCGGTACAGTGGTTTTCAAACTGGACCTGGTCTCATGTGGTCGAAATGCTGAAAAAACAAAGGTAGAGCGGTTTTCAAAGTGCAGATGCTGAAAATAAATGAGAAATTTGCCTTTATTACACTTTCATGAATAGAATAAAGCTTTCATAAATCACAAAGTGAGGGTCTGTAGATGAATCGACTACGGAGTTAAGAAGGCTAGCTACAGGGGTTTACAAAGCGGACCGGGTCTACTGTGGTCTACATACTGGAAACACAAAGAAATgtgcctttattgcattttcacaaatagaatgaCGACTTCACAAATCAGAAActgtgtttttaagaacctgcaGGGTCTGAAGAGAAATCAAGACCAGACTTGAAAAGTCTAGGCACAGccgttagtttttttttgtttttttttaactagacCTGATCTAATGTGGTCTAGATGCTGAAACAAACTGGAGAAATtgccttttttgcattttcacaaataaaatgtaggTTTCACAGGTCAGAAACTGTTTTTATGAACCTGCGGGGTCTGTAG contains:
- the npb gene encoding neuropeptide B, translated to MMERFLSFVVVCVGVSLLLSCPSVQAWYKQSTGPTYYSVGRASGLLSGIRRSPYVRRSESQETLLDSEDSSSLSPETSRHEISLLKRMAICVKDISPNLKSCELLQDGTGTFQCKADVFLTLDSLDCLSA